One Tunturibacter gelidoferens genomic region harbors:
- a CDS encoding DUF4097 family beta strand repeat-containing protein — protein MKITVFASTAAMLTLAAATAFAADGNFERTLSAGSSPNVSVSTGSGQIRLHPGSGDQVHIVAHLHSSHGWMSGGSDTDSRIQQIISNPPIVQSGNDITIGERHNNDLFRNISIDYDITLPHASTINSTTGSGDIEIQDVGASVKAQSGSGNVHVHGVQGMTTLGTGSGDIELQQTGPGDVKAETGSGNIQLHGLSGALKASTGSGDITAEGQPTSDWKLSTGSGNVHLSVGNAHFNLDADTGSGNISVAQPMTMQGSLNRHHVSAVVGGGGPTLRIGTGSGDIQIK, from the coding sequence ATGAAGATAACAGTCTTCGCCTCCACCGCCGCAATGCTCACTCTCGCTGCAGCCACAGCCTTCGCCGCCGACGGCAACTTCGAGCGCACCCTCAGCGCCGGCAGCTCTCCCAACGTTTCAGTCTCCACTGGCTCCGGCCAGATCCGTCTTCATCCTGGCTCTGGAGATCAGGTCCACATCGTCGCGCACCTTCACTCCAGCCACGGTTGGATGAGTGGCGGCTCCGACACCGACAGCCGCATCCAGCAAATTATCAGCAACCCGCCCATCGTCCAGAGCGGCAACGACATCACTATCGGCGAACGTCACAACAACGACCTCTTCCGCAACATCTCCATCGACTACGACATCACCCTCCCCCACGCCTCCACCATCAACTCCACCACTGGCTCCGGCGATATTGAAATTCAGGACGTTGGCGCCTCCGTCAAAGCACAAAGCGGCTCCGGAAACGTCCACGTCCACGGCGTTCAGGGCATGACCACACTCGGTACCGGCTCCGGCGACATCGAACTACAACAGACCGGCCCCGGCGACGTCAAGGCTGAGACCGGCTCTGGCAACATCCAGCTCCACGGCCTCTCCGGAGCACTCAAAGCCAGCACCGGCTCCGGCGACATCACCGCCGAAGGCCAGCCCACCAGCGACTGGAAGCTCTCCACCGGCAGCGGCAACGTTCATCTCTCCGTCGGCAACGCTCACTTCAACCTCGACGCCGACACCGGCTCCGGAAACATCAGCGTCGCTCAGCCCATGACAATGCAGGGCAGCCTCAACCGTCACCACGTCAGCGCGGTCGTAGGCGGCGGTGGCCCCACGCTCCGCATCGGCACCGGCTCCGGCGACATCCAGATCAAGTAG
- a CDS encoding HAD family hydrolase yields MLLAAPPRLIVFDLDGTLIDSRVDLCNSVNATLAHLGKPTLPEAVISGYIGDGASMLVRRAIGDPEGDITDEQYVTKALTFFLDYYRIHKLDYTYVYPGVLEALEALRATHPELLMAVLTNKPVHPSRDICDHFGLSRFFFQNYGGNSFHTKKPDPHGLEALISEASTLSGHTITPAETIMVGDTDIDVLTARNCGARSIGCTFGLKPHSLEDAPPDHLAHAPADWLSFVLANS; encoded by the coding sequence ATGCTTCTCGCAGCCCCTCCCCGCCTCATCGTCTTCGATCTCGACGGCACCCTCATCGACTCGCGCGTCGATCTCTGCAACTCCGTCAACGCCACCCTCGCCCATCTCGGCAAACCCACCCTCCCTGAAGCCGTCATCTCCGGCTACATCGGCGACGGAGCCTCCATGCTCGTCCGCCGCGCCATCGGCGATCCCGAAGGCGACATCACCGACGAGCAATACGTAACCAAAGCGCTTACATTCTTCCTCGACTACTACCGCATCCACAAACTCGACTACACCTACGTCTACCCCGGCGTCCTCGAAGCTCTCGAAGCCCTCCGCGCCACACACCCCGAGCTCCTGATGGCCGTCCTCACCAACAAACCCGTCCACCCCTCCCGCGACATCTGCGATCACTTCGGCCTCTCCCGCTTCTTCTTTCAGAACTACGGCGGCAACAGCTTCCACACCAAGAAGCCCGACCCCCACGGCCTCGAAGCCCTCATCTCCGAAGCCTCCACCCTCTCCGGCCACACCATCACCCCCGCCGAAACCATCATGGTCGGCGACACCGACATCGACGTCCTCACCGCCCGCAACTGTGGCGCCCGCAGCATCGGCTGCACCTTCGGCCTCAAGCCCCACTCCCTCGAAGATGCCCCGCCCGATCACCTCGCGCACGCCCCCGCCGACTGGCTCTCCTTCGTCCTCGCAAATTCTTAG
- a CDS encoding FAD-dependent oxidoreductase has translation MAATPNPLATTCCIIGGGPAGIMLGFLLARAGVQVTILEKHNDFFRDFRGDTIHPSTLDLLDELGLLEKFLTIPHSQVAALSATIGGQRFPIADFSHVPARCKFIALMPQWDFLNFLSSEAIHLRTFTLRMGWEATGLIQQNDATIGVRANTPDGPAEIPATLTVGCDGRHAISRDAGQLQLQDVGVPVDVLWLKLARQPSDPENALGYINYGRLIILINRNDYFQVGYIIAKGTFPAIQQEGLPAFQQSIERIVPFLAGRTAEIDSWDKVKLLTIQVNRLLEWSSPGLLCIGDAAHAMSPVGGIGINIAIQDAVAAANILTEALLSNTLSPHNLAQVQHYRANAVRNTQRVQVFAHRILNRVLRNPGPIHPPLALRILTSIPGFQNLPARFVGVGLQPQHIKNF, from the coding sequence ATGGCCGCTACGCCCAACCCGCTCGCCACCACCTGCTGCATCATCGGCGGCGGTCCCGCAGGCATCATGCTGGGCTTTCTCCTCGCCCGCGCCGGCGTGCAGGTCACAATCCTCGAAAAACACAACGACTTCTTCCGCGACTTCCGCGGAGACACCATCCACCCCTCCACGCTCGATCTCCTGGATGAACTAGGCCTGCTCGAAAAGTTCCTCACCATCCCACACTCTCAGGTCGCAGCACTCTCCGCCACCATCGGCGGACAGCGCTTCCCCATCGCCGACTTCTCCCACGTCCCTGCCCGCTGCAAGTTCATCGCCCTCATGCCGCAGTGGGACTTCCTCAACTTTCTCTCGAGCGAAGCCATCCATCTGCGCACCTTCACTCTGCGCATGGGCTGGGAAGCCACCGGCCTCATCCAGCAAAACGACGCGACCATCGGTGTCCGCGCCAACACACCCGACGGCCCAGCCGAAATTCCAGCTACCCTCACCGTCGGCTGCGACGGCCGCCACGCCATCTCCCGCGATGCCGGCCAGCTGCAGCTCCAGGATGTCGGCGTCCCAGTCGACGTCCTCTGGCTCAAGCTCGCACGCCAACCCTCCGACCCCGAAAACGCACTCGGCTACATCAACTACGGCCGACTGATCATCCTCATCAACCGCAACGACTACTTCCAGGTCGGCTACATTATCGCCAAAGGCACCTTCCCCGCCATCCAGCAGGAAGGTCTACCCGCCTTCCAACAAAGCATCGAACGCATCGTGCCCTTCCTCGCCGGCCGCACCGCCGAGATCGACTCCTGGGACAAAGTCAAGCTGCTCACCATCCAGGTCAACCGCCTCCTCGAGTGGTCCTCCCCCGGCCTCCTCTGCATCGGTGACGCGGCCCACGCCATGTCTCCCGTCGGAGGCATCGGCATCAACATCGCCATCCAGGACGCCGTCGCCGCAGCCAACATCCTCACCGAAGCTCTACTCTCCAACACCCTCAGCCCGCACAATCTGGCCCAGGTGCAGCACTATCGCGCAAACGCAGTTCGCAACACTCAGCGCGTGCAAGTCTTCGCTCACCGCATACTCAACCGAGTCCTCCGCAACCCCGGACCCATCCACCCACCTCTCGCTCTCCGCATCCTCACCAGCATCCCGGGCTTCCAAAATCTCCCAGCCCGCTTCGTCGGAGTAGGACTACAACCACAGCACATCAAAAACTTCTAG
- a CDS encoding histidine phosphatase family protein yields MSVGTELWLVRHGETEWSLSGAHTSRTDIPLTDHGRKRAEELRDYLRGTKFDAVFESPMQRARETCAIAGFGDRAVVENGLKEWDYGVYEGKTTKEIQAEIPGWSVWKNEIVGGETVEHVGERADGVIARALAAAPQGGKVALFAHAHILRILAARWIGLAATGGSLLALGTGSVSVMGWERETRVISSWNRGFE; encoded by the coding sequence ATGAGTGTGGGAACTGAGTTGTGGCTGGTGCGGCACGGGGAGACGGAGTGGAGTTTGAGTGGGGCGCATACGAGCCGGACGGATATTCCGCTGACCGACCATGGGCGAAAGCGGGCGGAGGAGCTAAGAGATTACTTGAGGGGCACGAAATTCGATGCTGTGTTTGAGAGCCCGATGCAGCGGGCGCGGGAGACCTGTGCGATTGCGGGGTTTGGAGATCGGGCGGTGGTGGAGAACGGGTTGAAGGAGTGGGACTACGGCGTGTATGAGGGCAAGACGACGAAGGAGATTCAGGCGGAGATTCCGGGATGGTCGGTGTGGAAGAACGAGATTGTTGGCGGTGAGACGGTGGAGCATGTTGGGGAACGCGCGGATGGAGTGATTGCGCGTGCGCTGGCGGCCGCTCCGCAGGGAGGGAAGGTGGCGCTGTTTGCGCATGCCCATATTTTGCGAATTCTGGCAGCGCGGTGGATTGGGTTGGCTGCTACGGGTGGGAGTTTGCTGGCGCTGGGGACAGGCAGTGTGAGTGTGATGGGGTGGGAGCGGGAGACGCGTGTGATTTCGAGCTGGAATCGTGGGTTTGAGTAG
- the uvrB gene encoding excinuclease ABC subunit UvrB, which yields MDFQLSTTYKPQGDQPRAIAELISGIHAGEKDQVLLGVTGSGKTFTMAKVIEELQRPALILAHNKTLAAQLYHEFKTFFPNNAVEYFVSYYDYYQPEAYIPAGDLFIEKESTINEELDKLRLAATRSLFERRDAIIVSSVSCIYGLGSPEAYYGMLMLLEKGQKIKREDITRRLVEILYERNDVDFRRGTFRVRGDIIEVYPTYDENAYRIELFGDEIDSLSQIDPLFGTIRQKYSRLPIYPKSHYVVQPERKTTAVNSIIEEMEWWEKELENQGRLVESQRIHQRTRFDLEMIKSVGFCHGIENYSRHFSARLPGEPPPTLLDYFPQDYLLFIDESHVTVPQLHGMWHGDRSRKQNLVDYGFRLPSAMDNRPLRFEEFESRTGQIIYVSATPGPYELTKSAGVVVEQIIRPTGLIDPQVEIRPIKGQIDDLLAEIRDRTAKNQRVLVTTLTKRMSEDLASYYTEVGVRCRYMHSEIETLERIKLLRDLRKGEYDVLIGINLLREGLDLPEVSLVAILDADKEGFLRSQGSLIQTIGRAARHVEGRAILYADKMTDSMQRAINETDRRREKQVAYNEENGITPASIIRPIEMGLAGILKADYADLTDEAEGMPDFSTQQELDTYIGKLESDMREAAKKFEFEKAAKLRDTVKELRTKEFLFS from the coding sequence ATGGACTTCCAGCTCTCGACCACCTACAAGCCCCAGGGCGACCAGCCCCGCGCCATCGCCGAGCTCATCTCCGGCATCCACGCCGGAGAAAAAGATCAAGTCCTGCTCGGTGTCACCGGCTCCGGAAAAACCTTCACCATGGCCAAGGTCATCGAAGAGCTGCAACGCCCCGCCCTCATCCTCGCTCACAACAAAACCCTCGCCGCCCAGCTCTATCACGAGTTCAAAACCTTCTTCCCCAACAACGCTGTCGAGTACTTCGTCTCCTACTACGACTACTACCAACCCGAAGCCTACATCCCCGCCGGCGATCTCTTCATTGAGAAGGAGTCAACCATCAATGAAGAGTTGGATAAACTTCGCCTCGCCGCCACCCGCAGCCTCTTCGAACGCCGCGACGCCATCATCGTCTCCTCGGTCTCCTGCATCTACGGCCTCGGCTCGCCCGAAGCCTACTACGGCATGTTGATGCTCCTAGAAAAGGGCCAGAAGATTAAGCGCGAAGACATCACCCGCCGCCTCGTCGAAATCCTCTACGAGCGCAACGACGTAGACTTCCGCCGAGGCACCTTCCGCGTCCGCGGCGACATCATCGAGGTCTACCCAACCTATGACGAAAACGCATACCGTATAGAGCTCTTCGGCGACGAAATCGATTCACTCTCCCAGATCGACCCCCTCTTCGGCACCATCCGGCAAAAATACTCCCGCCTGCCCATCTACCCCAAATCCCACTACGTCGTTCAACCCGAGCGCAAGACCACCGCCGTCAACTCCATCATCGAAGAGATGGAGTGGTGGGAAAAGGAATTGGAAAACCAAGGCCGCCTGGTCGAATCCCAGCGCATCCACCAGCGCACCCGCTTCGACCTCGAGATGATCAAATCCGTCGGCTTCTGCCACGGCATCGAAAACTACTCCCGCCACTTCTCCGCCCGTCTCCCCGGCGAGCCGCCGCCCACACTCCTCGACTACTTCCCCCAGGACTATCTCCTCTTCATCGACGAGTCCCACGTCACCGTCCCCCAACTCCACGGCATGTGGCACGGCGACCGCAGCCGCAAACAGAACCTCGTCGACTACGGCTTCCGTCTCCCCAGCGCAATGGACAATCGCCCCCTCCGCTTCGAGGAGTTCGAGTCCCGCACCGGCCAGATCATCTACGTCTCCGCCACCCCCGGCCCCTACGAGCTCACAAAATCCGCCGGCGTAGTCGTCGAACAGATCATCCGCCCCACCGGCCTCATCGATCCTCAGGTCGAAATCCGTCCCATCAAAGGCCAGATCGACGACCTCCTCGCCGAGATCCGCGACCGCACCGCAAAAAACCAACGCGTCCTCGTCACCACCCTCACCAAGCGAATGTCCGAAGATCTCGCCAGCTACTACACCGAAGTCGGCGTCCGCTGCCGCTACATGCACTCCGAGATCGAAACCCTCGAACGCATCAAGCTCCTCCGCGACCTCCGCAAAGGCGAGTACGACGTCCTCATCGGCATCAACCTCCTACGCGAAGGCCTCGACCTTCCGGAGGTCTCCCTCGTCGCCATCCTGGATGCCGACAAAGAAGGCTTTCTCCGCTCGCAAGGCTCTCTCATCCAAACCATCGGCCGCGCCGCGCGCCACGTCGAAGGCCGCGCCATCCTCTACGCCGACAAGATGACCGACTCCATGCAGCGCGCCATCAACGAGACCGACCGCCGGCGCGAAAAGCAAGTCGCCTACAACGAAGAAAACGGCATCACCCCCGCAAGCATCATCCGCCCAATAGAGATGGGCCTCGCCGGCATCCTCAAAGCCGACTACGCCGACCTCACCGACGAAGCCGAAGGCATGCCCGACTTCTCCACCCAACAAGAGCTCGACACCTACATCGGCAAACTAGAATCCGACATGCGAGAAGCCGCCAAAAAATTCGAATTCGAAAAAGCCGCCAAGCTCCGCGACACAGTAAAAGAACTCCGCACCAAAGAGTTCCTCTTCAGCTAA